The sequence below is a genomic window from Candidatus Cloacimonadota bacterium.
AGATGCGCCTGGATGCGCTGGGAGTTCTTTTTGATCTTCTTGCCCAGCCAGCCCACGAAGAGGGTGAAAAACGGCACCACGAGCAGGCCGTAGAGAAAGAGCCGGGGGCTCAGCAGCAGGGCCACGCGCATGAACACGAGGATGGTGAAGATATCCAGGATCCCTTCCAGCAGCGATTTGATGAAGCTTTCACTCACGATCTCGGCGTCGTTCACCATCCGCACCATGGCGTCGCCGACCCGGTTCTGGTGGAAGAATTCCAGCGATTGGCCCATATAGCGGGCGAACATCTTTTCCCGCAGGTCACGAATGGTGTTTCCGCGCAGCTTGATAAAGAGCACCCGCTGCAGATAGAAAAAGATGTTTTTCAGCAGGATCACCACCACCACGAAGAGGCAGAGCGCGTAAAGCAGCGCCAGGGAATCGGTGGCCAGCATGATCTTCTGGACCTCTTCCCAAAGCGGAGCCAGGCCTTCAAGCGAGAAGACGCCGCCGGCGCTTTGCCAGAAAGAGCTCCAGGCCGCGCCCAGCGCCCCCAGGAAGCCGCCGAGATCGGTGTAAACCAGTTGGCCGGAGGCGGGCTTGAAAACATAATCGAACAGCGGGATAACCAGGGTGACGCTGATCCCGCTGAAAATGGCGTAGAGCAGCGTCGCCAGCAGTCCGGATACCAGCAGGGGCCAGTATCGGAACATGATGGCGTAGATCTGGCGCAGGTCTGGCCAGGCGCTTGCTTTGCTTGGTGTTGCGTTGTCCATTTCAGGCCATAAAAAAAAGCCAGCGAATGCTGGCAAGGAAAAAGATGGCACGCCCTGAGGGATTCGAACCCCCAACCTTCTGATCCGTAGTCAGATGCTCTATCCAATTGAGCCAAGGGCGCACGCTGGTGCAAAAATCCGGCGGGGCGGGTTTCTGTCAAGAACAATATCCGCGGGCGGGGCGGGAAAATTATCGCTTGACTTCTGGTCCCAGACTGCGCAGCTTTGACCAAACAAACATAAGGGAGCTTGAGATGAAACTGAGATTTTTGGGGCATTCCGCCTTCGCGCTGCGCGATGAAGCCGGGCACACCGTGCTGATCGATCCCTATCTGGACCACAATCCGCAGGCGGCAGCCAAATCCGAGGCAGTGGATGCGGATTTCATCGCGATCACCCACGCCCACGGCGACCATCTGGGCGACGCCACCAAGATCGCCAGCCGCTGCGGCTCGCTGATCATCTGCGTGGCGGAATTGGCCGGATATCTGGCCCAGGCTGGCTATCAGACCCACGCGATGCAGATCGGCGGCAGCCACGCCTTTCCCTTCGGCCGCTTGAAACTGACCCCGGCCTGGCACGGCAGCCTCACTCCGGACGGCCGCTACGGTGGTCCTGCCGCCGGGATCCTGATCTGGATGGACGGCGTTTGCCTCTATCACGCAGGCGATACGGGCCTCTTTTACGACATGAAGCTGATCGGGGAAATGAACCGCGTGGACTACTTCCTGGTGCCCATCGGCGACAACTTCACGATGGGGCCGGAAGACGCCCTGAAAGCGGTGGAATTCGTTGATCCGCGCGTGGTGATCCCCATGCACTACAACACCTGGCCGGTGGTGAGCGCGGATCCTG
It includes:
- a CDS encoding metal-dependent hydrolase; its protein translation is MKLRFLGHSAFALRDEAGHTVLIDPYLDHNPQAAAKSEAVDADFIAITHAHGDHLGDATKIASRCGSLIICVAELAGYLAQAGYQTHAMQIGGSHAFPFGRLKLTPAWHGSLTPDGRYGGPAAGILIWMDGVCLYHAGDTGLFYDMKLIGEMNRVDYFLVPIGDNFTMGPEDALKAVEFVDPRVVIPMHYNTWPVVSADPEDFAAKVGALGKKCLPLKPGEEIQA